In the Oreochromis aureus strain Israel breed Guangdong linkage group 14, ZZ_aureus, whole genome shotgun sequence genome, one interval contains:
- the LOC116336289 gene encoding solute carrier family 13 member 5-like isoform X2 has product MAFLTFLYSVKNELILFLTPLLLLPLPLVIGTQVAECGYVIILMAVYWCTEVLPLAVTALLPALLFPLFGIMESKDVCMQYLKDTNMMFVGGLMVAVAVEHWNLHKRMALRVLLIVGVRPALLMMGFMGVTAFISMWICNTATTAMMVPIVQAVLEQLNTSEAEMPQIFSSDEQVQTSETDNKADSQTEKQNEGQGLEVVTSLDATAEVVRHKEAAERRRMCKGMTLCICYAASIGGTATLTGSGPNLVLIGQMNQLFPENGDIINFASWFGFAFPNMIIMLTLAWLWLQFVFMGFNFKKTWGCGAVKTEKEIAAYNVIREQHRLLGPMSFGEISVLCLFILLVLLWFTRDPGFVSGWATDIFNSQAEYVSDATVAVFVAVLLFVLPSKPPRLCSFRTHSFDMAPHQTAGPTPRLLTWKVAKNKFPWGIVLLLGGGFALAKGSEVSGLSKWMGDQMAPLQSIPPWAIAIVICLLIATFTECTSNAATATLFLPILASMSQSIGINPLYVMVPCTLSASFAFMLPVATPQNAIVFSYGYLKVSDMVKAGLVMNIIGILCITLAINSWGKAMFHLDSVPAWANATGV; this is encoded by the exons ATGGCATTCTTGACATTTCTTTACTCTGTAAAGAATGAACTGATCCTCTTCTTAACTCCGTTACTACTTCTTCCACTGCCTTTAGTGATCGGGACACAG GTGGCAGAATGTGGTTATGTGATAATCCTGATGGCAGTGTACTGGTGCACAGAGGTTCTACCTCTGGCTGTAACCGCTTTGCTTCCAGCTCTCCTTTTCCCTTTGTTTGGAATCATGGAGTCCAAAGAT GTGTGTATGCAGTACCTAAAGGACACAAACATGATGTTTGTTGGAGGACTCATGGTTGCTGTAGCTGTGGAGCACTGGAATCTGCACAAGCGCATGGCTTTGAGGGTCCTGCTCATTGTTGGTGTACGTCCAGCACT ACTGATGATGGGCTTCATGGGTGTAACAGCATTCATATCCATGTGGATCTGTAACACTGCTACCACAGCTATGATGGTGCCAATTGTCCAAGCAGTGCTGGAACAGCTAAACACCAGTGAGGCAGAAATGCCTCAAATTTTCAGCTCGGATGAGCAGGTCCAAACATCAGAGACTGACAATAAAGCTGATtcacaaacagagaaacagaatgAGGGACAAG GCCTAGAAGTAGTGACTTCCTTAGATGCCACGGCTGAGGTTGTCAGGCATAAGGAGGCAGCAGAACGGCGGAGAATGTGTAAAGGCATGACCCTGTGTATTTGTTATGCTGCCAGCATCGGAGGAACAGCAACACTGACAGGAAGTGGTCCCAATTTGGTGCTGATAGGCCAGATGAACCA ATTGTTTCCTGAAAACGGGGACATTATTAACTTTGCGTCCTGGTTCGGTTTTGCCTTCCCCAACATGATCATCATGCTCACACTGGCATGGCTTTGGCTGCAGTTTGTCTTCATGGGATTCAA CTTTAAGAAGACATGGGGCTGTGGGGCTGTGAAGACAGAGAAGGAGATTGCTGCAtataatgtgatccgtgaacaGCATCGCCTGCTGGGGCCGATGTCCTTTGGAGAGATAAGTGTCCTGTGTCTCTTCATTTTGCTCGTGTTGCTGTGGTTCACAAGGGATCCAGGCTTTGTCAGTGGCTGGGCAACAGATATCTTCAACTCCCAAGCAGA GTATGTATCAGATGCCACGGTGGCAGTCTTTGTCGCAGTCCTTCTCTTTGTTCTGCCCTCCAAACCTCCGCGCTTGTGTTCTTTTAGGACTCATAGTTTTGACATGG CACCTCATCAAACTGCTGGCCCAACACCTCGTCTCCTCACCTGGaaagttgcaaaaaataaattccCTTGGGGTATTGTGCTTCTTCTTGGAGGAGGGTTTGCTCTGGCTAAGGGCAGTGAA GTGTCTGGACTATCAAAGTGGATGGGAGATCAGATGGCTCCTCTGCAAAGCATCCCTCCCTGGGCAATTGCCATTGTCATATGCCTGCTGATTGCCACCTTCACAGAATGCACCAGTAATGCAGCCACTGCAACACTCTTCCTACCTATCTTAGCCTCGATG TCTCAGTCCATTGGAATCAACCCGCTGTACGTCATGGTTCCTTGTACCCTAAGTGCCTCATTTGCCTTCATGCTGCCAGTCGCAACTCCTCAAAATGCCATAGTCTTCTCTTATGGATACCTTAAGGTGTCTGACATG
- the LOC116336289 gene encoding solute carrier family 13 member 5-like isoform X1, producing the protein MAFLTFLYSVKNELILFLTPLLLLPLPLVIGTQVAECGYVIILMAVYWCTEVLPLAVTALLPALLFPLFGIMESKDVSKKYISQCKCLFMCAYILSSVILLSQVCMQYLKDTNMMFVGGLMVAVAVEHWNLHKRMALRVLLIVGVRPALLMMGFMGVTAFISMWICNTATTAMMVPIVQAVLEQLNTSEAEMPQIFSSDEQVQTSETDNKADSQTEKQNEGQGLEVVTSLDATAEVVRHKEAAERRRMCKGMTLCICYAASIGGTATLTGSGPNLVLIGQMNQLFPENGDIINFASWFGFAFPNMIIMLTLAWLWLQFVFMGFNFKKTWGCGAVKTEKEIAAYNVIREQHRLLGPMSFGEISVLCLFILLVLLWFTRDPGFVSGWATDIFNSQAEYVSDATVAVFVAVLLFVLPSKPPRLCSFRTHSFDMAPHQTAGPTPRLLTWKVAKNKFPWGIVLLLGGGFALAKGSEVSGLSKWMGDQMAPLQSIPPWAIAIVICLLIATFTECTSNAATATLFLPILASMSQSIGINPLYVMVPCTLSASFAFMLPVATPQNAIVFSYGYLKVSDMVKAGLVMNIIGILCITLAINSWGKAMFHLDSVPAWANATGV; encoded by the exons ATGGCATTCTTGACATTTCTTTACTCTGTAAAGAATGAACTGATCCTCTTCTTAACTCCGTTACTACTTCTTCCACTGCCTTTAGTGATCGGGACACAG GTGGCAGAATGTGGTTATGTGATAATCCTGATGGCAGTGTACTGGTGCACAGAGGTTCTACCTCTGGCTGTAACCGCTTTGCTTCCAGCTCTCCTTTTCCCTTTGTTTGGAATCATGGAGTCCAAAGATGtaagtaaaaaatatatatcacagtGTAAATGCTTATTTATGTGTGCATACATCTTATCTAGTGTGATCCTTTTGTCTCAGGTGTGTATGCAGTACCTAAAGGACACAAACATGATGTTTGTTGGAGGACTCATGGTTGCTGTAGCTGTGGAGCACTGGAATCTGCACAAGCGCATGGCTTTGAGGGTCCTGCTCATTGTTGGTGTACGTCCAGCACT ACTGATGATGGGCTTCATGGGTGTAACAGCATTCATATCCATGTGGATCTGTAACACTGCTACCACAGCTATGATGGTGCCAATTGTCCAAGCAGTGCTGGAACAGCTAAACACCAGTGAGGCAGAAATGCCTCAAATTTTCAGCTCGGATGAGCAGGTCCAAACATCAGAGACTGACAATAAAGCTGATtcacaaacagagaaacagaatgAGGGACAAG GCCTAGAAGTAGTGACTTCCTTAGATGCCACGGCTGAGGTTGTCAGGCATAAGGAGGCAGCAGAACGGCGGAGAATGTGTAAAGGCATGACCCTGTGTATTTGTTATGCTGCCAGCATCGGAGGAACAGCAACACTGACAGGAAGTGGTCCCAATTTGGTGCTGATAGGCCAGATGAACCA ATTGTTTCCTGAAAACGGGGACATTATTAACTTTGCGTCCTGGTTCGGTTTTGCCTTCCCCAACATGATCATCATGCTCACACTGGCATGGCTTTGGCTGCAGTTTGTCTTCATGGGATTCAA CTTTAAGAAGACATGGGGCTGTGGGGCTGTGAAGACAGAGAAGGAGATTGCTGCAtataatgtgatccgtgaacaGCATCGCCTGCTGGGGCCGATGTCCTTTGGAGAGATAAGTGTCCTGTGTCTCTTCATTTTGCTCGTGTTGCTGTGGTTCACAAGGGATCCAGGCTTTGTCAGTGGCTGGGCAACAGATATCTTCAACTCCCAAGCAGA GTATGTATCAGATGCCACGGTGGCAGTCTTTGTCGCAGTCCTTCTCTTTGTTCTGCCCTCCAAACCTCCGCGCTTGTGTTCTTTTAGGACTCATAGTTTTGACATGG CACCTCATCAAACTGCTGGCCCAACACCTCGTCTCCTCACCTGGaaagttgcaaaaaataaattccCTTGGGGTATTGTGCTTCTTCTTGGAGGAGGGTTTGCTCTGGCTAAGGGCAGTGAA GTGTCTGGACTATCAAAGTGGATGGGAGATCAGATGGCTCCTCTGCAAAGCATCCCTCCCTGGGCAATTGCCATTGTCATATGCCTGCTGATTGCCACCTTCACAGAATGCACCAGTAATGCAGCCACTGCAACACTCTTCCTACCTATCTTAGCCTCGATG TCTCAGTCCATTGGAATCAACCCGCTGTACGTCATGGTTCCTTGTACCCTAAGTGCCTCATTTGCCTTCATGCTGCCAGTCGCAACTCCTCAAAATGCCATAGTCTTCTCTTATGGATACCTTAAGGTGTCTGACATG
- the LOC116336289 gene encoding solute carrier family 13 member 5-like isoform X3 gives MAVYWCTEVLPLAVTALLPALLFPLFGIMESKDVCMQYLKDTNMMFVGGLMVAVAVEHWNLHKRMALRVLLIVGVRPALLMMGFMGVTAFISMWICNTATTAMMVPIVQAVLEQLNTSEAEMPQIFSSDEQVQTSETDNKADSQTEKQNEGQGLEVVTSLDATAEVVRHKEAAERRRMCKGMTLCICYAASIGGTATLTGSGPNLVLIGQMNQLFPENGDIINFASWFGFAFPNMIIMLTLAWLWLQFVFMGFNFKKTWGCGAVKTEKEIAAYNVIREQHRLLGPMSFGEISVLCLFILLVLLWFTRDPGFVSGWATDIFNSQAEYVSDATVAVFVAVLLFVLPSKPPRLCSFRTHSFDMAPHQTAGPTPRLLTWKVAKNKFPWGIVLLLGGGFALAKGSEVSGLSKWMGDQMAPLQSIPPWAIAIVICLLIATFTECTSNAATATLFLPILASMSQSIGINPLYVMVPCTLSASFAFMLPVATPQNAIVFSYGYLKVSDMVKAGLVMNIIGILCITLAINSWGKAMFHLDSVPAWANATGV, from the exons ATGGCAGTGTACTGGTGCACAGAGGTTCTACCTCTGGCTGTAACCGCTTTGCTTCCAGCTCTCCTTTTCCCTTTGTTTGGAATCATGGAGTCCAAAGAT GTGTGTATGCAGTACCTAAAGGACACAAACATGATGTTTGTTGGAGGACTCATGGTTGCTGTAGCTGTGGAGCACTGGAATCTGCACAAGCGCATGGCTTTGAGGGTCCTGCTCATTGTTGGTGTACGTCCAGCACT ACTGATGATGGGCTTCATGGGTGTAACAGCATTCATATCCATGTGGATCTGTAACACTGCTACCACAGCTATGATGGTGCCAATTGTCCAAGCAGTGCTGGAACAGCTAAACACCAGTGAGGCAGAAATGCCTCAAATTTTCAGCTCGGATGAGCAGGTCCAAACATCAGAGACTGACAATAAAGCTGATtcacaaacagagaaacagaatgAGGGACAAG GCCTAGAAGTAGTGACTTCCTTAGATGCCACGGCTGAGGTTGTCAGGCATAAGGAGGCAGCAGAACGGCGGAGAATGTGTAAAGGCATGACCCTGTGTATTTGTTATGCTGCCAGCATCGGAGGAACAGCAACACTGACAGGAAGTGGTCCCAATTTGGTGCTGATAGGCCAGATGAACCA ATTGTTTCCTGAAAACGGGGACATTATTAACTTTGCGTCCTGGTTCGGTTTTGCCTTCCCCAACATGATCATCATGCTCACACTGGCATGGCTTTGGCTGCAGTTTGTCTTCATGGGATTCAA CTTTAAGAAGACATGGGGCTGTGGGGCTGTGAAGACAGAGAAGGAGATTGCTGCAtataatgtgatccgtgaacaGCATCGCCTGCTGGGGCCGATGTCCTTTGGAGAGATAAGTGTCCTGTGTCTCTTCATTTTGCTCGTGTTGCTGTGGTTCACAAGGGATCCAGGCTTTGTCAGTGGCTGGGCAACAGATATCTTCAACTCCCAAGCAGA GTATGTATCAGATGCCACGGTGGCAGTCTTTGTCGCAGTCCTTCTCTTTGTTCTGCCCTCCAAACCTCCGCGCTTGTGTTCTTTTAGGACTCATAGTTTTGACATGG CACCTCATCAAACTGCTGGCCCAACACCTCGTCTCCTCACCTGGaaagttgcaaaaaataaattccCTTGGGGTATTGTGCTTCTTCTTGGAGGAGGGTTTGCTCTGGCTAAGGGCAGTGAA GTGTCTGGACTATCAAAGTGGATGGGAGATCAGATGGCTCCTCTGCAAAGCATCCCTCCCTGGGCAATTGCCATTGTCATATGCCTGCTGATTGCCACCTTCACAGAATGCACCAGTAATGCAGCCACTGCAACACTCTTCCTACCTATCTTAGCCTCGATG TCTCAGTCCATTGGAATCAACCCGCTGTACGTCATGGTTCCTTGTACCCTAAGTGCCTCATTTGCCTTCATGCTGCCAGTCGCAACTCCTCAAAATGCCATAGTCTTCTCTTATGGATACCTTAAGGTGTCTGACATG